In a single window of the uncultured Pseudodesulfovibrio sp. genome:
- a CDS encoding ABC transporter ATP-binding protein, whose amino-acid sequence MGMILRAEDLSFAYQGRDAVWSGVTLEARPGHVLSILGPNGTGKSTLLRCLAGLVPPRTGRILVDDQDLADLGRRKTAQAIAMVPQTHTPVFAYRALDVVVMGRTPHLGAFASPTRADFDAARGAMETMGITHLENVSYSETSGGERQLILFARSLAQGADILLLDEPTSHLDFGNQARTLSLIRSLADRGLAVVMTTHFPDHAFEISDQTALLARGRLQAVGETEAVLSPGSLSELYGLDVDIHRLDNGRTVCTVQKEKP is encoded by the coding sequence ATGGGCATGATCCTGCGCGCAGAGGACCTGAGCTTCGCCTACCAAGGACGCGACGCGGTCTGGTCGGGCGTCACCCTGGAGGCCCGGCCCGGCCATGTGCTGTCCATTCTCGGTCCCAACGGCACGGGCAAGTCCACGCTTCTACGCTGCCTAGCCGGGCTGGTCCCGCCCCGAACCGGACGGATTTTGGTGGACGACCAGGACCTGGCCGACCTTGGCCGCCGCAAGACGGCACAGGCCATCGCCATGGTCCCGCAGACCCACACCCCGGTATTCGCCTACCGCGCCCTGGACGTGGTGGTCATGGGGCGGACTCCGCACCTTGGCGCGTTCGCCTCGCCGACCAGGGCGGACTTCGACGCGGCCCGTGGGGCCATGGAGACCATGGGCATCACCCACCTGGAAAACGTGTCCTACAGCGAGACCAGCGGCGGCGAGCGGCAACTCATTCTCTTTGCCCGCTCCCTGGCACAGGGCGCGGACATCCTGCTGCTGGACGAACCCACTTCCCACCTGGATTTCGGCAACCAGGCGCGCACCCTGTCCCTGATCCGCTCCCTGGCCGACCGAGGATTGGCCGTAGTCATGACCACCCATTTCCCGGACCACGCCTTCGAGATCTCCGACCAAACCGCCCTGCTCGCGCGCGGACGGCTTCAGGCCGTGGGCGAGACCGAAGCGGTGCTGTCACCAGGTTCGCTGAGTGAACTCTACGGTCTGGACGTGGACATCCACAGGCTCGATAACGGCAGGACCGTGTGCACTGTGCAAAAGGAGAAACCATGA
- a CDS encoding iron ABC transporter permease has protein sequence MPSNRPNPQRPRPTLGSLAPWAGVAAVFCIGLTWGRYPVGVGDVLRILGHSLGLPISHDWPGVLDTVVLQVRLPRVLAAMLIGGGLSVAGAAFQGLFRNPLVSPYILGVASGAGFGAALGILLWNSPWLIQGSAFFFGMLAVTAAWGMSRLYRSSGPMIIILAGVVVGAFFQSLLSLVKYVADPDDKLPVIVYWLMGSLSSMTMDRLLTVCLPMGVCVLGLLLIRWQLNVLSLGDEEARTLGVEAGRLRLGVIVAVTVVTASAVSVSGIIGWVGLVVPHLARMVVGPDYRRLIPASLALGACYLVLIDCLARNLTATEIPLGILTASVGAPFFAVLLGRGRTGWA, from the coding sequence TTGCCTTCGAATAGACCCAACCCCCAGCGGCCGCGTCCGACCCTCGGCAGTCTTGCGCCGTGGGCGGGCGTGGCCGCCGTATTCTGCATAGGGCTGACCTGGGGACGTTACCCCGTGGGCGTGGGCGACGTACTGCGCATCCTGGGCCATTCGCTCGGACTGCCCATCAGTCACGACTGGCCCGGCGTTCTGGACACCGTGGTCCTGCAGGTGCGCCTGCCGCGCGTATTGGCGGCCATGCTCATCGGCGGCGGGCTGTCCGTGGCGGGTGCCGCCTTCCAGGGATTGTTCCGCAACCCGCTGGTCTCGCCCTACATCCTGGGGGTGGCCTCGGGTGCCGGGTTCGGCGCGGCCCTGGGCATCCTGCTGTGGAACTCGCCCTGGCTCATCCAGGGCTCTGCCTTCTTCTTCGGAATGCTTGCCGTGACAGCGGCCTGGGGCATGAGCCGGTTGTACCGTTCATCCGGCCCCATGATCATCATCCTGGCCGGTGTCGTGGTCGGCGCGTTCTTCCAGTCCCTGCTCTCACTGGTCAAATACGTGGCCGACCCGGACGACAAGCTGCCGGTCATCGTCTACTGGCTGATGGGCTCCCTGTCCTCCATGACCATGGACCGGCTGCTGACCGTATGCCTGCCCATGGGCGTGTGCGTGCTCGGGTTGCTGCTGATCCGCTGGCAGCTCAACGTCCTGTCCCTGGGCGACGAGGAGGCCCGCACCCTGGGCGTGGAAGCAGGCCGTCTGCGGCTGGGCGTGATCGTGGCCGTGACCGTTGTCACCGCCAGCGCGGTCTCGGTCAGCGGTATCATCGGCTGGGTCGGCCTCGTGGTCCCGCATCTGGCCCGCATGGTCGTGGGCCCGGATTACCGCAGACTCATCCCGGCCAGTCTGGCGCTGGGGGCCTGCTACCTCGTGCTCATCGACTGTCTGGCCCGCAATCTGACGGCAACGGAGATCCCGCTGGGCATCCTGACCGCGTCCGTGGGCGCGCCGTTTTTCGCCGTGCTGCTCGGCAGGGGGAGGACCGGATGGGCATGA
- a CDS encoding ABC transporter substrate-binding protein yields the protein MKRFLQLPFFTALLLLLLCSSALAQRTVTDQLGRTVTIPDEVNRVVVLQHQSLDVMIQLGAQDKVVGILDKWEKYLPGAAKTMTNIQSLPTPGGLDTVNMEALLAVHPDLVIVTHYAPKEMIEQISAANIPVVGVSLFDAASQEAAKLNPDLADAQAAYNKGLKDAVLLLGEICNKQARAERLMEVVEANQKVLKSHLGDIPEAERVKCYMARNNLHTYGAGKYTSVIMERAGGVNVVAKEVTGFKEVTMEDVLRWNPEVVFVQWRHRSSADGLRNDPAWQQVSAIKNGRLYVCPEYVKPWGHALPESMALGELWMAKTLYPEKFKDVDLDAMVQSYYKEFYGIAFE from the coding sequence ATGAAAAGATTCCTGCAATTGCCCTTTTTCACAGCCCTGCTCCTGTTGCTGCTGTGCTCTTCCGCACTGGCGCAACGCACCGTCACCGACCAATTGGGTCGGACCGTGACCATCCCGGACGAGGTCAACCGGGTGGTGGTCCTCCAGCACCAGTCCCTGGATGTCATGATCCAGCTCGGCGCCCAGGACAAGGTCGTCGGCATACTCGACAAGTGGGAAAAGTACCTCCCCGGCGCGGCCAAGACCATGACCAACATCCAATCCCTGCCCACTCCCGGCGGACTGGATACCGTCAACATGGAGGCTCTGCTGGCCGTCCATCCCGACCTGGTCATCGTCACCCATTACGCGCCCAAGGAGATGATCGAGCAGATCAGTGCCGCGAACATCCCGGTGGTAGGCGTCTCGCTGTTCGACGCGGCGAGCCAGGAAGCGGCCAAGCTCAACCCGGACCTTGCCGACGCCCAGGCCGCCTACAATAAAGGGCTCAAGGACGCCGTGCTGCTGCTGGGCGAAATCTGCAACAAGCAGGCGCGCGCCGAGCGGCTCATGGAGGTGGTCGAGGCCAACCAGAAGGTGCTCAAGTCGCACCTTGGCGACATCCCCGAGGCTGAGCGGGTCAAATGCTACATGGCCCGGAACAACCTGCACACCTACGGCGCGGGCAAATACACCAGCGTGATCATGGAACGCGCAGGCGGCGTCAACGTGGTCGCCAAGGAAGTCACCGGCTTCAAGGAAGTGACCATGGAGGACGTGCTGCGCTGGAACCCGGAAGTGGTCTTCGTTCAGTGGCGGCACCGCTCCTCTGCCGATGGACTGCGCAACGACCCGGCCTGGCAGCAGGTCTCGGCCATCAAGAACGGACGGCTGTACGTCTGCCCTGAATACGTCAAGCCGTGGGGCCACGCCCTGCCCGAGTCCATGGCCCTGGGCGAACTGTGGATGGCCAAGACCCTCTACCCCGAGAAATTCAAGGACGTCGATCTCGATGCCATGGTTCAATCCTATTACAAGGAATTCTACGGCATTGCCTTCGAATAG
- a CDS encoding D-lyxose/D-mannose family sugar isomerase, which translates to MKRSEINALIQDAKEFFASFQFALPPWAFWSPDQWKGKGSAEVVRNQLGWDLTDYGAGEFDKRGLILFTIRNGNLAAGHPKKYAEKIMIVRENQICPMHFHWSKTEDIINRGGGNLVIELYGSTPSEELAKEPLAVSVDGFTRIIQPGGTVVLTPGESIFLEQGMYHRFYGEPGKGKVLVGEVSSVNDDNTDNRFHEPQARFPEIDEDEAPLHLLCTDYPNYV; encoded by the coding sequence ATGAAACGCAGCGAAATCAACGCCCTCATACAAGATGCCAAGGAATTCTTCGCCTCCTTCCAGTTCGCCTTGCCGCCGTGGGCCTTCTGGTCCCCGGATCAGTGGAAGGGCAAAGGAAGCGCGGAAGTGGTCCGCAACCAACTCGGCTGGGACCTGACCGATTACGGCGCGGGGGAATTCGACAAGCGCGGGCTGATCCTGTTCACCATCCGCAATGGCAACCTGGCCGCAGGCCACCCCAAGAAATATGCGGAAAAGATCATGATCGTTCGCGAGAATCAGATCTGCCCCATGCATTTTCACTGGTCCAAGACAGAGGACATCATCAACCGGGGTGGCGGCAATCTCGTCATCGAGCTGTACGGCTCAACGCCTTCGGAAGAGCTGGCCAAGGAGCCCCTGGCCGTGTCCGTGGACGGATTCACGCGCATCATCCAGCCCGGCGGCACAGTGGTCCTCACGCCCGGCGAGTCCATCTTCCTGGAACAGGGCATGTACCACCGCTTCTACGGCGAGCCCGGCAAGGGCAAGGTCCTGGTGGGCGAAGTCTCGTCCGTTAACGACGACAACACCGACAACCGGTTCCATGAACCCCAGGCCCGGTTCCCCGAGATAGACGAGGACGAAGCGCCGCTGCACCTGCTGTGCACGGACTATCCGAACTACGTATAG
- a CDS encoding GNAT family acetyltransferase has translation MSITINTYNDSLHRERVMALWREVFGYPAAYNDPAFVIDRKIAVDDLFWVAEDGGEVAGTIMAGYDGHRGWIYSLTVTQGLRGQGLGSRLLDHALCALKKIGCVKVNLQILESNETVRRFYEANGFTVEPRLSMGKVLK, from the coding sequence ATGAGCATTACCATCAATACCTATAATGACTCCCTCCATCGCGAGCGGGTCATGGCTTTGTGGCGAGAGGTTTTCGGTTACCCGGCCGCCTACAACGACCCGGCCTTTGTCATTGACCGCAAGATCGCGGTGGACGATCTGTTTTGGGTGGCCGAGGACGGTGGCGAGGTGGCAGGCACTATAATGGCCGGGTACGACGGCCATCGGGGTTGGATATATTCTCTTACCGTGACCCAAGGCCTGCGTGGTCAGGGTCTGGGCTCCCGCCTTCTCGATCATGCGCTCTGCGCCCTCAAAAAGATTGGCTGCGTCAAGGTCAACCTTCAGATCCTCGAATCGAACGAGACGGTGCGCCGGTTTTATGAGGCCAACGGGTTCACTGTCGAACCCCGGTTGAGCATGGGCAAGGTTCTGAAGTAG
- a CDS encoding polymer-forming cytoskeletal protein: MGLFSSKKTKENSELNAFLGVGTEYKGKLDFIGTVRIDGRFEGEISTEGVLILGRKARVEGTVRVGQLNSCGEIIGDVRVKEKAVFEKTSVLKGSLDTPVLVVEKGAVVEGTISMTGQAAAEAKPKVVSANFGGGNLKPVARELEIAKTGSDDSGA, from the coding sequence ATGGGCCTTTTCTCCAGCAAAAAGACCAAAGAAAATTCCGAATTGAACGCCTTTTTGGGCGTTGGTACCGAATATAAGGGTAAACTTGACTTTATCGGAACGGTCCGTATCGACGGCCGATTCGAAGGTGAAATCTCCACCGAAGGCGTGCTCATCCTCGGGCGCAAGGCCCGTGTCGAAGGGACCGTGCGCGTGGGCCAGCTGAATTCCTGCGGCGAAATCATCGGCGACGTGCGCGTCAAGGAAAAGGCCGTTTTCGAAAAGACCAGCGTGCTCAAAGGGAGTCTTGACACGCCGGTGCTAGTAGTGGAAAAAGGCGCCGTGGTTGAAGGAACCATCAGCATGACCGGGCAGGCGGCCGCAGAGGCCAAACCCAAGGTCGTGTCTGCGAATTTCGGCGGCGGCAACCTCAAGCCCGTCGCCAGGGAACTTGAAATCGCCAAGACTGGCTCCGACGACAGCGGGGCCTAA
- the serB gene encoding phosphoserine phosphatase SerB: MEKIILVHVTGGDRPGLTAELSGVLAGYDVDVLDIGQVVIHNFLTLGILIRLPANSQPVLKDLLFKAHELGVTMRLHPLDEEKYSSWVGEAHKPRYIITLLARSVSSSQIAAITKVVSDAGLNIDTIYRLSGRVPLDCNDYECSRGCVEFTVRGTPNDVAELRAQFLEISSRMMVDIGFQEDNIFRRNRRLVAFDMDSTLIQAEVIDELAKEAGVGDQVAAITESAMRGELDFKQSLRKRLSLLEGLDESVLQKVADRLPMSEGAEKLISNLKNVGYKIAILSGGFTYFGEILRKRYGIDYVYANELEIKDGKLTGKAVGDIVDAQKKAELLQSIADQERISLQQVIAVGDGANDLPMLNLAGLGIAFHAKPKVKQGARQAISTLGLDAILFLLGMRSRDVV, encoded by the coding sequence ATGGAAAAGATCATACTGGTGCATGTGACGGGCGGCGATCGGCCCGGTTTGACCGCCGAATTGTCGGGCGTCTTGGCAGGCTACGACGTGGACGTGCTCGACATCGGGCAGGTGGTCATCCACAACTTTCTGACGCTCGGCATCCTCATCCGGTTGCCCGCCAACTCCCAGCCGGTGCTCAAGGATCTGCTCTTCAAGGCCCATGAACTCGGCGTGACCATGCGTCTGCATCCCCTGGACGAGGAAAAGTACAGCTCCTGGGTGGGCGAGGCGCACAAGCCCCGCTACATCATCACCCTGCTGGCCCGCTCGGTCTCCTCCTCGCAGATCGCGGCCATCACCAAGGTCGTGTCCGATGCCGGGTTGAACATCGACACCATCTACCGCCTGTCCGGGCGCGTGCCGCTTGACTGCAACGACTACGAGTGTTCACGCGGCTGCGTCGAGTTCACCGTGCGCGGCACCCCCAACGACGTGGCCGAGCTGCGCGCTCAGTTCCTGGAAATCTCCTCCAGGATGATGGTCGACATCGGCTTCCAGGAAGACAACATTTTCCGCCGCAACCGCCGTCTGGTGGCGTTCGACATGGACTCCACCCTGATTCAGGCCGAAGTCATCGACGAGTTGGCCAAGGAAGCGGGCGTGGGCGATCAGGTGGCCGCCATCACCGAATCCGCAATGCGCGGCGAGCTCGATTTCAAGCAGTCCCTGCGCAAGCGTCTCTCCCTGCTCGAAGGGCTCGACGAGTCCGTGCTGCAAAAGGTCGCCGACCGGCTGCCCATGTCCGAAGGCGCGGAAAAGCTGATCTCCAACCTCAAGAACGTGGGCTACAAGATCGCCATCCTGTCCGGCGGGTTCACCTACTTCGGCGAGATCCTCCGCAAGCGCTACGGCATCGACTACGTCTACGCCAACGAACTCGAAATCAAGGACGGCAAGCTGACCGGCAAGGCCGTGGGCGACATCGTGGACGCCCAGAAAAAGGCCGAGCTGCTCCAGTCCATCGCCGACCAGGAACGCATCTCCCTGCAACAGGTCATCGCCGTGGGCGACGGGGCCAACGATCTGCCCATGCTCAATCTGGCCGGGCTGGGCATTGCCTTCCACGCCAAACCCAAGGTCAAACAGGGCGCCCGACAGGCCATCTCCACCCTCGGCCTCGACGCCATCCTCTTCCTCCTCGGCATGCGCTCGCGCGACGTGGTCTAG
- a CDS encoding AI-2E family transporter: protein MFESGKPYTLDSVVRMVLGAGFFIGMVWLLGYLSGVLVPFVAALLVAYLLNPLTCFIEKRVGNRGVAVLLTMLLLLVAVSGVVLLVVPMVVNEFAHMGQVLSRLVSNTEFADKVAAHLPPDIWQWLRDTVQSPEVRDLFTAQGALNAAKGVLGNLVPGIRGVAVGAINAAAGLFGMFVIVLYVIFLLADFGRIKAGWQDYLPAQYRESVTGFLDEFEKTMGLYFRGQIIVCLLVGVLMSIGFMLIGLPLGLAMGMLIGILNIAPYLGVAGVVPVLLLAGLDSLEAGESVWVGIGLAVAVMAVVQVIQDAVLVPKIQGESLGLSPWLILLSLSVWGKLLGFLGLLIALPMTCLCLSYYRRLLAKKTAELPPDPLPDAD, encoded by the coding sequence ATGTTCGAGAGCGGCAAGCCGTACACCCTGGATTCCGTGGTGCGGATGGTCTTGGGGGCCGGATTTTTCATCGGTATGGTTTGGCTGCTGGGCTATCTGTCGGGCGTCTTGGTGCCCTTTGTCGCGGCCCTGCTGGTAGCCTATCTGCTCAATCCCCTGACCTGTTTCATCGAAAAAAGGGTGGGCAACCGCGGCGTGGCCGTGTTGCTGACCATGTTGCTGTTGCTCGTGGCGGTATCCGGTGTGGTCCTGCTGGTGGTGCCCATGGTGGTCAACGAGTTCGCGCATATGGGCCAGGTCCTTTCGCGGCTGGTGAGCAATACCGAGTTCGCGGACAAGGTGGCGGCCCATCTGCCGCCGGACATCTGGCAGTGGTTGCGGGATACCGTGCAGTCGCCCGAGGTCAGGGACCTGTTCACGGCCCAGGGCGCGCTCAATGCGGCCAAGGGCGTGCTTGGCAACCTGGTTCCGGGTATCCGGGGCGTGGCCGTGGGCGCGATCAATGCGGCGGCTGGATTGTTCGGGATGTTCGTCATCGTCCTGTACGTCATTTTTCTGCTTGCCGACTTCGGGCGCATAAAGGCCGGGTGGCAGGACTACCTGCCTGCCCAGTACCGCGAAAGCGTGACCGGGTTTCTGGATGAGTTCGAGAAGACCATGGGCTTGTATTTCAGGGGCCAGATCATCGTCTGTCTTCTGGTGGGCGTGCTCATGTCCATCGGCTTCATGCTCATTGGCCTGCCGTTGGGCCTGGCCATGGGCATGCTTATAGGCATTTTGAACATTGCGCCCTACCTGGGCGTGGCCGGAGTCGTCCCGGTCCTGCTTCTGGCCGGGCTGGATTCGCTGGAGGCGGGCGAGTCCGTGTGGGTCGGCATCGGCCTGGCCGTGGCGGTCATGGCCGTGGTTCAGGTCATTCAGGATGCTGTGCTGGTCCCCAAAATCCAGGGAGAGAGCCTGGGCTTGTCCCCGTGGCTGATCCTCCTGTCCCTGTCTGTCTGGGGCAAGCTCCTGGGCTTCCTCGGTCTGCTCATCGCCCTGCCCATGACATGCCTGTGCCTGTCCTATTACCGCCGTCTGCTGGCCAAGAAAACGGCCGAACTCCCGCCGGACCCGTTACCCGATGCGGACTGA
- a CDS encoding LysE family translocator: protein MDLNTYLVFLTATVVVLLIPGPTVMMVVGTSLAQGRGAAIPLALGVGLGNAVAAVASLAGLGVLLAASAELFTAFKWVGAAYLVYLGIRAWRADPKAGTEPERARPASNRTHLINACLVTATNPKAIVFLCAFLPQFIAPDRPHLPQLLILEITVQILSMASALFYALLAVKARRIVANPSSMKIVNRIGGTTLIGAGILTAALKRA, encoded by the coding sequence ATGGATCTCAACACCTACCTTGTATTTCTGACCGCCACTGTGGTGGTACTGCTCATCCCGGGCCCCACCGTCATGATGGTCGTAGGCACGTCCTTGGCCCAGGGGCGGGGCGCGGCCATCCCTCTGGCGCTGGGGGTGGGGCTGGGAAACGCCGTGGCCGCAGTGGCCTCCCTGGCCGGGTTGGGCGTGCTCCTGGCCGCCTCCGCCGAACTGTTCACCGCCTTCAAATGGGTCGGCGCGGCCTATCTCGTCTATCTCGGCATCAGGGCGTGGCGAGCCGATCCCAAGGCGGGCACCGAGCCTGAACGCGCCCGTCCGGCCAGCAACCGGACCCACCTCATAAACGCCTGCCTTGTTACGGCCACCAATCCCAAGGCCATCGTCTTTCTGTGCGCGTTCCTGCCCCAGTTCATCGCCCCGGACCGGCCCCATCTGCCGCAACTGCTCATTCTCGAAATCACGGTCCAGATCCTGAGCATGGCCTCCGCCCTGTTCTACGCCCTGCTGGCGGTCAAGGCCCGCCGCATAGTGGCCAACCCGTCCTCCATGAAGATCGTCAACCGCATCGGCGGAACGACACTGATCGGAGCCGGGATTCTGACCGCCGCCTTGAAGCGGGCATGA
- a CDS encoding ATP-binding protein: MNDLNKDHDLSNESLLDLTDDERMTLIVERIEAKFLDYDGYDFTRRQLLALNIFFELSQELRGRDMFYAVCMAIPQALFGLESTMYILEDEETFSLAACSTGKCDKETTMPWSEFMNERLTIRGDEMHIPIRGNPEYNDMLSFEPPHNVLGSFVMRPCTGMPGHARLFLEKYVNRVGYQLHHRIIRARNREHIAFIKSMVQDIGHNVIVPNMYYKLYFNRLKRKIEGLHLTTSAILAKVNEGATTELVEEGNRLAEIAGGIEAQYQEIYSHYESNSMFLETLLRRRHFEEGRYVIEKRDVNLATSVVAPVIERFRHRFQEHEISLVLTGECTENKVIRLVLDRGLISQVLDNLLSNALKYTEPVADGQDGEEKCVTYGWKVLADFFGPGKPGIRIWVTSSGAPLELKDPLDVFKPGFRAGNVAHKAGTGRGLYFVRQVVELHGGRVFYKHTEEGNEFSFVLPFEQA; the protein is encoded by the coding sequence ATGAATGACCTCAACAAGGACCACGATCTCTCAAACGAAAGCCTGCTCGACCTGACCGACGACGAGCGCATGACCCTCATCGTCGAACGTATCGAGGCCAAGTTCCTGGATTACGACGGGTACGATTTCACCAGGCGACAACTCCTGGCCCTGAATATTTTCTTCGAGCTCTCCCAGGAGCTGCGCGGACGCGATATGTTTTACGCGGTCTGCATGGCCATCCCCCAGGCTCTGTTCGGTCTTGAATCAACCATGTACATTTTGGAAGACGAGGAAACCTTCTCGCTGGCCGCCTGTTCCACCGGCAAATGCGACAAGGAAACCACTATGCCCTGGAGCGAGTTCATGAACGAACGGCTGACCATCCGGGGCGACGAAATGCACATCCCCATCCGGGGCAACCCGGAATACAACGACATGCTCTCTTTCGAGCCGCCCCACAACGTACTAGGCAGCTTCGTCATGCGTCCGTGCACCGGCATGCCCGGACACGCCCGTCTCTTTCTCGAAAAATACGTCAACCGCGTGGGCTACCAACTCCACCACCGGATCATCCGCGCACGTAACCGCGAACATATCGCCTTCATCAAATCCATGGTCCAGGATATCGGGCACAACGTCATCGTGCCCAACATGTACTACAAGCTCTATTTCAACCGGCTCAAGCGCAAGATCGAGGGACTGCATCTGACCACTTCCGCCATCCTGGCCAAGGTCAACGAGGGAGCGACCACGGAGCTGGTGGAAGAAGGCAACCGGCTGGCAGAAATCGCCGGAGGCATCGAGGCCCAATATCAGGAAATCTACTCCCATTACGAGTCCAACTCCATGTTTCTGGAGACGCTCCTGCGACGGCGGCACTTCGAGGAAGGCCGCTATGTGATCGAAAAACGCGATGTGAATCTGGCCACGTCAGTGGTCGCGCCGGTCATCGAACGGTTCCGTCATCGATTCCAGGAGCACGAGATATCGCTGGTGCTGACCGGAGAATGCACCGAGAACAAAGTCATACGGCTTGTTTTGGACCGGGGGCTCATCTCCCAGGTGTTGGACAACCTGCTGTCCAACGCGCTCAAATACACCGAGCCGGTAGCCGACGGACAGGACGGCGAGGAAAAGTGCGTGACCTACGGTTGGAAGGTGCTGGCGGATTTCTTCGGCCCCGGCAAACCCGGCATCCGCATCTGGGTTACCTCCTCGGGCGCTCCGCTTGAGCTGAAAGATCCTCTGGATGTCTTCAAACCCGGCTTCCGCGCCGGAAACGTGGCCCACAAAGCAGGCACAGGGCGGGGCCTCTACTTCGTGCGTCAGGTGGTCGAGCTCCACGGCGGACGTGTCTTCTACAAACACACCGAAGAAGGAAACGAGTTCTCCTTCGTGCTTCCCTTTGAACAGGCCTAA